Proteins from one Aquarana catesbeiana isolate 2022-GZ unplaced genomic scaffold, ASM4218655v1 unanchor166, whole genome shotgun sequence genomic window:
- the LOC141121329 gene encoding olfactory receptor 52K2-like, which produces MVAGNESCFYPASFILLGMPGLEYLHVWISIPFFSMFLFAFIGNYTVLLIIFRDVSLHQPMYIYFTILAFIDIILANSAVPKLLSIFWFHQNEIDFHMCFLQMFFVHAFSTFESGIFLAMAYDRYVAICNPLRYSVTVTPRFIIISGVLAVLRGVVYILPMPFLGERFHQYSSNVIFHSYCEHMAVVRLACADVSFDDHLGMAIGFLVLIMDSVFIAFSYVMILQALLKLSVKARVKSFGTCISHVCAILSFYTPILCSSLVHRFGKNVPHHTHILLANSYLLIPPMLNPLVYGIRTRQIRQRVTRCFMKQSLS; this is translated from the coding sequence ATGGTGGCAGGCAATGAAAGCTGCTTCTACCCAGCTTCCTTCATCCTGTTGGGTATGCCCGGTCTGGAATACCTCCATGTCTGGATCTCTATTCCTTTCTTCTCAATGTTCCTCTTTGCCTTTATAGGGAACTATACCGTCCTGCTCATCATCTTCAGGGATGTCAGTCTCCACCAGCCCATGTACATTTATTtcacaattcttgctttcattgaCATAATATTGGCCAATTCTGCAGTTCCCAAGCTTCTCAGCATCTTCTGGTTCCACCAGAATGAGATTGACTTCCATATGTGTTTTCTTCAGATGTTCTTTGTGCATGCGTTCTCTACTTTCGAGTCAGGAATCTTTCTAGCCATGGCTTATGATCGATATGTAGCCATATGCAACCCTCTACGGTATTCTGTCACAGTGACCCCACGTTTTATTATTATAAGTGGAGTATTAGCAGTCCTGCGTGGGGTGGTCTACATCCTTCCAATGCCTTTTCTAGGTGAGAGATTCCACCAGTACAGCAGTAATGTTATTTTCCACTCATACTGTGAACACATGGCGGTGGTGAGGCTGGCTTGTGCTGACGTTTCTTTCGACGACCATCTTGGCATGGCCATTGGCTTCCTTGTCTTGATTATGGATTCAGTGTTCATTGCTTTCTCTTATGTGATGATCCTTCAAGCTCTTCTAAAGCTTAGTGTTAAGGCTCGTGTGAAATCCTTTGGAACATGCATCTCTCATGTCTGTGCTATCCTGTCATTTTATACTCCCATCCTTTGCTCATCCTTAGTGCACAGATTCGGGAAGAACGTCCCTCACCATACGCACATCCTGCTGGCCAACTCCTACCTTCTCATCCCCCCCATGCTGAACCCTTTGGTGTACGGTATAAGAACAAGGCAAATTCGACAGAGGGTGACACGATGTTTCATGAAACAGTCTCTCTCTTGA